Genomic window (Canis lupus dingo isolate Sandy chromosome 6, ASM325472v2, whole genome shotgun sequence):
GCCCTCAAAAAGGTGGAGGGCTTTGGGGCTCTGCAGTCCACCTGTATGAACTctgaaaaaaaccaaaatggggGCTCTGGCTGTTGGGACCTGGGATTTGGGGGTCCAGATGACCTTCAAGTCAGGACAGCACAGATCATGATGTGCAACTGTAAAAAACTCAAATTGGCTATGTCTTAAATACagacatatcttttaaaaaagtcttcatCTGAGATCCACTCAGAAGGCTGAATGGACGTGTGTCTAATTCTGCTCCACCATAAAGGCACTGGAATTATGTCTTACTATAATATGACATGCGAAAAGCAGTCCCATTCTATCCAATGCATTAATGGTAATGATGAAATCTGGACCAAAATAAGTGTCTTTAAAAATCCTGTCACAACTATTGAATCTACAAAggtctttttttctgaaagagcTTCATTGTCATGTTCAGCAGAGAAGCTGGCCCCCACCACAACGAGCAAACATTAGGTGTTCTGagtacttttcaaaaaaaaaaaaaaaaaaaaagtctcccagCTGTGTGTTAGCCTGGATTTTTGTCCTGTTGAGCACACAGCCTGAGGATGGGACGGACACCATGaccatccagggatcctgctGTGGCCAGAAGGAGTCCCTGACCAGTAGGGCACCATGAGGTACTGTGACCAAATGCCAGGGGTCAGGTGGATTTAGAGCACGTGTGCCAACTGCTCCACCCTGACACCAGAGCTTCGTACATGACCCAGCGCGCACCCCAGCCCAGAGTTGCCCCTCCAACGATTGTCCATGACAGAGCCGCGGAGCCTGGAGCACCAGGCCAGTCAGTGCCTCTGGAGAAGCCCAGGGCTGCTCCCCTAACAGAAGGCACATCACAGTGCCAAGAGACGCTCCACTTAGCACTCACACCTTCTCCAGAAGAGAACCAATCGGCAGAAAGAGCATAGTGATTATCCAGTTTCTGAGACCTACTTGTTCAGCTTCTGCCCAGACCTAAGTTAGTCGGGCCTTTCCTCTGAAGAGGTCACAATTTCCGTGGTACACCAGGCCCTTTTCCATGAAGTTGAGAAGCATCTGTAAaagaataagcaaaaacaaaacaaaacaaaaaaaaaacaaaaaacaaaacaaaaaaaaacacaagtctTTCAGGATCTCGGATTCCCTTAAGGTAGCAGTAACAAAACCTCAAGGGAATCACTTAAATAGCAAAAGCCCCTGAACGCTGAGTGTTCTAGGGCTCCAATGAGCCCAAAAACCCTTGACAGAGAATGAGTGCATTGCTACTTGCAGCAGCTTGTAGTGTGCATGGCTTTCTGAGCACTGTGAAGGCAGCTGCTTGCTGCATGCCATGCGACCAGAGCGGCTTCTGTTCTCAGCTGCCACCACCATCCCCTGGAACACTGGACTCAACATTGAGGCCTAGAGACCATGCTGCACTCAAGCAGCAATGAGCACTCTCTCAGCATCAAAACCCTCAGGTCCTACAAAGACAAGTTCAAAGGCACTAGCATTCTGAGTCTGCaggggaaagaaagcaaagcagacACAGTCACACAGCTGAAGTAAGCATGCAGCATTTTGTTTACAACCACTCTATATAATCCTCCAACCTGAAGAAGCtttaaaagagacagaaatggcacaaagaagtttttcttttctttttctgaaaataccACAGGCCAACACCCATGTTTCCAATGGCTTTTCAATTATTTCCTGTTTCAAAGTGTGACATTCCCCAAAGCAAGCAGAGGCAATGCCATCTTTCAAACCACAAACTCTCACCTACGTGGCTCTATAACCCCCCACATTATCCTCTTGCTACAGCAGCAGCCACTAGTTTGCAGAGTAAGTCCACTGCAATTACTGCTTCTCTAGAGGAAAATGGGAGTCACTGTTGGTATAGGCTTAGccctttgcttcctttctctaaAGCAGCAAAATTTCCAGTTTGGAAATTTTCAATCCATTCTTATACCCATATGGCCTCTGGCATTCACTAGGAACACATCAACCTCAGGACATGGGGGCCAGAGACCCACAGCAAATCTGGAGGCAGACATAGATTGGGAGGCATCAGGCCACAGGTATGCCCTGCCAGGCAAGCTCCCTGTCTTCCTTCCACCCCACTACCTGTGCACCAGGGCTACCCCAGGCTCAGCTTCCTGAAGAATGGCTCTGCCATGACTGATGTAGCCTTCCTGGTCCTCTCTGGAGCAGGTCTATCATAGTAAGAATAGTAGGCCAAAACCAAAATCCCATGAAGCTTCCTGCCAGTGTTCCATTAGGTACActtgagaagcaggttccattccaGTACAGGGTGAGACCAATCACTTACTATGTACTATGAAGGTTACCAGCTGGGGCATCTGTGCTGCATACCACACCCTTTTTCTGAAATCCACTGATCTACGGAGatgaaaagcaggaaaagaaatggaatactgCCCCAGGTCTTGCTGTGCtcctgaacatctgccttcacccCCGAACTTAACTGAAAGTTGCTCCTGTCTGGCACACATGCTGGCATCACAGGTAAAGGTCCCTCCTAAAACATTGCCACTGTGACCTCACTGCTGTTTGGGGTCTCCCTTTCACTTAAAGTTTTGAGAGGCTTCTGTTAGCTGGCAGCACCTGGAAGGTGTAGCAGCTTAAATGCAAACGCTTTTCAGTGCCCCAATTAGCCCTTGGATATTAGCACCAATGTAAGCACCAAGTTTAGCTCAGGGACTTCCCCTGCCTTGAACACAGGCCACTACCTCCTCCCCCGTGATCACACAGGGTGAGGTTGACCCAGTGGCAGTTCCAAGTGGGGAACGAGGGGAAATTTCAAAGTGGAAGCCTGTGTCAGTTTCTGAGTACCCAAAGAGCCAGAGCCTTGAAGGACAAAGCAGGACAACACAGTAACAACGAGGTGAAGACACTGAACTTCCTGGCAGCAGACAAGGCATCTAGTGGGTGGGGAGCAGAATAGCACATTGTGTGCGTGGCACTCTGATCACCTGGCAATTACCTGGCAGACTTTGCGGGATGTGGGTGGACACGGCAGCGTGTGGGAGAGGCGCTGCACGGGGTGGGCTGGAGTGCAAGCCAGCCAGGAGACCTGAGAAAAAACAGGAggggagaaaagaacaaaacacacacattgAAGACAGGAACAAAAAAGCTGCTTTGGTGGTTGAGATCCCAGACAACCTACTGGACAGGTTCCAGGTGAGAACCCCACGGGGAGGGGGCTCAGCATGGTTCCCAGGAACTCTGCCCATGGTCACACACCAAACAAACACAGGAACCCAGCACATGACAACAGAACTCATCAATCATAGCACAGGCACTGGGGAACCTTCTGTCCCTCCAGCATGATGAGAGGAAAGCAACACTTACTATGGTTGAGGCCGTGATGGAATGTCCCAGGAGCAGGACCCGTGACAATAGCATCCTTGGAAACCCCTGCTTTGGCAGAGGATTCGGCGCTGAAGGAGAGCACATGGAGAGGAAACTGGGAGATGATCCCCAAGGAGTTGGAATTCATGGCTCCGGGCAGTTTCGGGCTGCCGGACTTGTACGATGCAGACAGCAGATTTAAGGGCGAGGAGCTGGCCAGCAGCACAGCCCCACTCGTTCCTTTCTAGGAAAGGAAACACAGCATGGTCAGAACGCCAGTCCTGCCCGCAGCTCACTCACAGACCAGAGCTGGTAATGGATGTGCAGGGTGGGGACCCACTGGTAACCACCCCTTAAGAAGGTGAAGGTGCCCCCTGCTCTGTCGCtccaaaggaaggaagaggagtctCTGACCCAGCATGGAATGGCTCCCAGGACAGTGTTCATTTAAAAAGCCGGGTATAAAATATGCCTTTGTGCGAGAAAGGAAGAGTATCTCATGTAGACAGCAAAACAGATGTaggcatatacaaaaaaaaaaaaaaaaaaaaaaaaaaaaatgcttatgtgTCCatctttatatacataaaacacaaaGTTGTATGTGTTGATCTTTGTTCTTAGATAGAAGCAGGAAAAACCTGAAACTAAGGAATATAGTTACCTTGCAGGGGTGGTAGGACCAGGACACAGGCAGATGAGACCTTGCTGAACATACCtttctatagttttgtctttctaactacatagtctttttttttttcatagtctttTTTAATATGTTGGAAATATGAAAACAACTGCTCTCTCCCATGTTCCCAACCTGCATCTAAACTTCTGTAATTACCCACAGGCAAGCCTCATGAACCACTGTACTCTGTCAAATTGCCTTATCTGACCTACAGAGTCCTTTAAAACCCAACCAAAACCTATCCAAGATACTCATATTCCTGGGGCATGAACATCTCCACAAAACTGATGATCTGAGAGGTAACgccattttcatttacttgtttggACAGAAGGACAAGTAGGAGGCTATGAAATATGAAAGTAGTTTAACGGCTCGTTCTatgccacccaggatccctgcaAACCAGTCCTTTCCTTCTGCTCATCCACAGGAGAAGTTTCAGGATCTCCTGGGATTCCTACCACCAGAAAAGTAAAGACCTGAAAACAGGAAGCCCAGTCCTCCTTCCAATTTCTGGGCTCACTGTTCCTACCTGACCTTCAGTGTCAGATCTCATTCTCCGACCAGGGCAAGGCAAGCGGCCCTGTCCACAAGACCCATGAGGGGTGGGCTGCTGTGCCAGGACACTCACTGGCAAGGAGGTAGACGATGTCACGCTGCTAACCGCGCTGGACTTCAGGGAGGAGGTCAGTAGCTTTGCCACTCCCTGGGTCCCACCGCTGGAGTCTCCATTTGGACCACCTGGAGGGGCCACCAGGGTCAGCTTCTGGGAAACAGGTGGTTTTTTCACTGCAGAGCCTGGGACAGGTCTGCTGGCAGACTGTCCTGTGGAGGGAGGCTGTACACCGGGGAGCAGGTTCCCGGAAGTAGAGCTCTGGACTGGTGTTCCTCCAGAGGAAGAGCTGCCAGAAGAAACCCCATGTTTAGAGACAGAGCTGGCAAAGGGACTATTCTTATAAGATGGCCCTGAAGAGCCGGCTGAGTGCTGTTTTGCTGGATGGCTCAGGGCGGTAGAGGACGAGGCTGGGGTCTTATGCGAGTTGCTGCTGGAGGCTGGTGTGCCTCCTGAAGAGGCCGGCGTGGAGGGATGGAAGCTCTGGCCTTTGGTTGCTGTCTTCACAAGCTGGAGGAGGGAACGATGGCACTGTGGGGAGGAAGGCTTTGGGCCCTGGAGCTTATTGACAAAAGGAGCTGGAGGGGTGAAACCCTTTTGCTGTTGAGTGCCTGCATGAAAAACTTTGACTTGGGGGCCAGGCACAGGAGCTGCTGCCTGGGGTGCGTGAGACGTCCGTGGCAAGCCATGGTGCTTTGCTTTGGACTGGTGCACTTCTGACAGGCCCTTGCTGAGCATGGCCTGACAGGATAGCTCTTTGTAGCCAGAGCTCTCTGGTTTTTTCTCCTGAGAGGACTGCCCCAGTGCCAAAGCCTGTTCAGCCAGAAAATTGAGGGGAGACTGCAGAGAACTAGAGGTTGGCGGGGCAGAAGGGCTGGGCTTTGGAAAGTTCCTCTTCTCTTCTGAGCACCCGACACCCACCATCTTCTCTGCAGGTGCCTTTGAGGGTGCCGGCAGTGGGAACTCAGAGCCCCCACCTGCTCTGCTGTTCAGTACAGCCAGTTCCTTAGACACCACCTCCAAAGAGGAGGCTGAATTACGGATCAAGTCCCCATCCAACGAGTCCTCCAGGTTGATAGGAGCAGGATTAGCAAGGCTGCCAGACGCCTGGGTTGAGAGCTCCCTGTTTGCAGCCCCAGTGCTCAGGCCTCCTCCTGGGTGTTCTGAAGGCAAAGGCAGGGGGCCACCAATCTGGCCTGATGGGACGGAAACCTTTTTATCAGGCTTAGTGGATGATTcctaaaggaaaatagaaattctgaTGTTTAGAAATGTCCAACAATGCCAACCCTGGCCTTGCAGTGAGGATGCAAATGTGAGAACACCATGAGGCCCAAAGATCCAGGTTTTCTTGTACAATCACAAAACAAGAGAGGAACAGAGCAGTTGCCGTGCCTGCTTCAACTTGAAAGTGCTAAACTCCTTCACCCTCTCTGGTTCCTAGTTGGCTGGCTTGGCTTACCAAGCATACTTTCTTGCTATGTACATACCCACCCGCAAAgaaaccttctctctctctttttttttttaatattttatttatttattcatgagagagagagagagagacagagggagaagcaggctccatgcaaggagcctgatgtgggactagatcccgggtctccaggatcacatcctggactgaaggtggcgctaaaccgctgagccaccggggctgcccaaacttTCTGTTTCTGAAAAAGTAAAAGGCTCAAGCAAAGAGATGGCCTCACACTGTGTCAGAGTATTCCCAGTTGGAATCAGAAAACGAGGCATGGCATGAGAATTGTCTTAAGTtagctttcttttcctccttggtCTTCTTTAGCATCTATCTCCTCAGCTCGTGCAAAGGAAAAGTCCTGTCATAGGAGCGGAAACAGGACCTACCCCATCACTCCCACATCCCAAGTGCTTAATGCAGTTTGTCTTAGACACTGTAGGAGCTTCACAGATACTTAAGAATATAGAATTGACACAGCTTATTCTCACGGACTGTTTATATATGATCAAGGGCACTATAAAGCCTCATGAGCTATTAAAAATTTTGGTAAAACAGCAATTCTTACTACACTGAAAAGTTTCTGCAAGGTCTAACATGGTTTTCAGTCTCTGTTCTCTAGCCACTGTATTACCTTCCATCTCTGCCAGGTAAATACAACAAAGCCACCTGCCCTTTCCAGTGCAGCTCCAGGCTAACCTACACCTGGCTAGCACTGTTCTGCCGTGAGGAGTATCCTCACGCTAGAAGACTTTCACATCTGCAGGGGCTCTTCACTCCTCAGAGAGCAGTCAGGAAGACTTCATTTGAATCCCACAAACACCACCAACAACCCAGAAATGGTCTCCTAGAACTAAGGCTGGAAGGCACTAAAGTAGCCCAGCTCAGGTCTCTGCCCTGCCAACCGCAGGCCCCTGCAATGGGCCAGGCTGCCTCTTTGTATAGCCTGAAGAGTACCATCCTGAAGAGCTGTCACTCAGTCCAGCACGGCTCAAGGAGCTGCTCTGGTCACCTGAGAGGTTTCATATGTATGGCTGAAGAGAGAGgagaattcatgaccctgagcaGGCTGACTCACCTTCATCTTGATTTTGGAAGAGGCCATGACTTTCTTCTTGGCCCTGTTCAAAGGAATGAACACAGAAAAGGGTTAGAGGAGATCCACAAAGGAGGTGAAAATAACAGTTCTTGAGAAAGTACTGGGACACTCACAGGATTGACGTCAGATGCCCATGGCCTCGTCTGCTCTCCTTAAACAGAGTCCTGAAACAGAAAGAACACTAAGCAGTCTGCATAGACCCCCCCTGAAGGCAAGCACTCTGCTTCTAGAGCTTTCCTAGCATCCTTGGTACTCAGTGACTATTATGCCTTAAATGTCAGTGGCCTGGTGAGCTTAATTCCTAGTGAGAGAGTCTTAAGTGGCTGCACTGGCGACTCAAAAGCAAACAGTCTAGAGTGACCCCAAAAAACTATGGTTCTGTCCCAAAATTTCTCATAGTGATTTCTCTCCTAAAGGCAGAAGTGATTTCCTTGTTGCTGATTCTCATTCCTTCTAAGAGTCAAATGTGTAATGACcacagtttctctttttctagggAAACACAACAAAATTTTCTTTATGCACCTCCCCATACACTTTCAGAAGTTCAATCTGTAAAGAAAAGAGCAAGTCCACCTAAAGAAGGGATACAAAGAAAGGCTCCATGACTTGATTCTAGGAAGATGGTACAGTAGGAAGCACCAGGAACTGTCAACCCACCTGGACAACAACTACACTAATagaatctaaaataattattttaggcGTACCTgggtgtggctcagtcagttaagcatccaactcttgatctcagcttaggtcctgatctcaaagttgtgagacCAACCTCCGCATTGGGCTATatacactcagcgtggagtctgcctgagattctctctctccttctccctctgcccctctccctgttcacACATTTgcactttctctaaaaaaaaaataaatcttaaaataactattttggaATTCTAGAGTATGTTGAAGGCTTACAGCTTTCAGGGGAGGACCTAAAGAGTAAACTGCTGTCAATTCTAGCACAGTTGCAgcctcctgtccccagccccacgtcaggcaGCTGCACACGTGTCCCCAGAACAGTTTGCCCACAACTTGCAGGAACTTGGGAGGTCCTCCAAGTACTGGGAACCTCTGCTCTGATTGCTGCTTTTCATCACAGAGGTACAGACAGAGATGGGCAGCCACtgctgtctctccccaccccatggcAAGCCCCTGCCCCTTTGGCTGAGGTGACTTCCAGTGGATTTGAAAAACTGTTGTCCTTTTCCCTCCTTCAATGTTCACGTTCTCACTTTTAGGagacagatatttaaaaacagaacattcAAAACAACTGCATATATGGGGGAAAGTGAGAGAGCGACTACCCGTGCCCAAGCAAGGACTCAGATAAGACCCAGGAAGACATTAAGTTTACACCACAGGCTGATCTCAGGCAGAGAGACCACCCACAacattcacaaaaacaaaaatatacagaatggGGATAATAggtaacaatactgtattgtatatttgggtttttgggtttttttttttttttttttttgtattgtgtatttgaaagttgctgggagaatccatcttttttttttttttcttttaaagtaggctccaaaaataaaataaaataaataaaataaaaaataaagtaggctccAATGTGgcgcttgaactcatgatccagagatcaagacctgagctgagatcaagagtctgacacttaaccaactgagccacctaggcacccggAAGATAAAAAGTTctcatcaaagaaaagaaaaattgtaactatgtgaggtaaa
Coding sequences:
- the UBN1 gene encoding ubinuclein-1 isoform X3, producing the protein MSEPHRVQFTSLPGSLNPAFLKKSRKEEVGGTEQHQDSEPAAAAVRITLTLFEPDHKRCPEFFYPELVKNIRGKVKGLQPADKKKDLSDPFNDEEKERHKVEALARKFEEKYGGKKRRKDRIQDLIDMGYGYDESDSFIDNSEAYDELVPASLTTKYGGFYINSGTLQFRQASESEDDFIKEKKKKSPKKRKLKEGGEKIKKKKKDDTYDKEKKSKKSKFSKAGFTALNASKEKKKKKYSGALSVKEMLKKFQKEKEAQRKRDEDHKPVAVSSVETQGLRELEGTSDPLLSLFGSTSDNDLLQAATAMDSLTDLDLEQLLSESPEGSPFRDMDDESDSLGVGLDQEFRQPSSLPEGLPAPLEKRVKELAQAARAAEGESKQKFFTQDVNGTLLDIEVQTRELSSQIRSGVYAYLASFLPCSKDTLVKRARKLHLYEQGGRLKEPLQKLKEAIGRAMPEQMAKYQDECQAHTQAKVAKMLEEEKDKEQRERMCSDEEEDEEKGGRRIMGPRKKFQWNDEIRELLCHVVKIKLESYDLERNNKTQSWEDYVKAFLDAEVKPLWPKGWMQARTLFKESRRGHGHLTSILAKKKVMASSKIKMKESSTKPDKKVSVPSGQIGGPLPLPSEHPGGGLSTGAANRELSTQASGSLANPAPINLEDSLDGDLIRNSASSLEVVSKELAVLNSRAGGGSEFPLPAPSKAPAEKMVGVGCSEEKRNFPKPSPSAPPTSSSLQSPLNFLAEQALALGQSSQEKKPESSGYKELSCQAMLSKGLSEVHQSKAKHHGLPRTSHAPQAAAPVPGPQVKVFHAGTQQQKGFTPPAPFVNKLQGPKPSSPQCHRSLLQLVKTATKGQSFHPSTPASSGGTPASSSNSHKTPASSSTALSHPAKQHSAGSSGPSYKNSPFASSVSKHGVSSGSSSSGGTPVQSSTSGNLLPGVQPPSTGQSASRPVPGSAVKKPPVSQKLTLVAPPGGPNGDSSGGTQGVAKLLTSSLKSSAVSSVTSSTSLPKGTSGAVLLASSSPLNLLSASYKSGSPKLPGAMNSNSLGIISQFPLHVLSFSAESSAKAGVSKDAIVTGPAPGTFHHGLNHSLLAGLHSSPPRAAPLPHAAVSTHIPQSLPDQWISEKGCGMQHRCPSW
- the UBN1 gene encoding ubinuclein-1 isoform X5 is translated as MSEPHRVQFTSLPGSLNPAFLKKSRKEEVGGTEQHQDSEPAAAAVRITLTLFEPDHKRCPEFFYPELVKNIRGKVKGLQPADKKKDLSDPFNDEEKERHKVEALARKFEEKYGGKKRRKDRIQDLIDMGYGYDESDSFIDNSEAYDELVPASLTTKYGGFYINSGTLQFRQASESEDDFIKEKKKKSPKKRKLKEGGEKIKKKKKDDTYDKEKKSKKSKFSKAGFTALNASKEKKKKKYSGALSVKEMLKKFQKEKEAQRKRDEDHKPVAVSSVETQGLRELEGTSDPLLSLFGSTSDNDLLQAATAMDSLTDLDLEQLLSESPEGSPFRDMDDESDSLGVGLDQEFRQPSSLPEGLPAPLEKRVKELAQAARAAEGESKQKFFTQDVNGTLLDIEVQTRELSSQIRSGVYAYLASFLPCSKDTLVKRARKLHLYEQGGRLKEPLQKLKEAIGRAMPEQMAKYQDECQAHTQAKVAKELLCHVVKIKLESYDLERNNKTQSWEDYVKAFLDAEVKPLWPKGWMQARTLFKESRRGHGHLTSILAKKKVMASSKIKMKESSTKPDKKVSVPSGQIGGPLPLPSEHPGGGLSTGAANRELSTQASGSLANPAPINLEDSLDGDLIRNSASSLEVVSKELAVLNSRAGGGSEFPLPAPSKAPAEKMVGVGCSEEKRNFPKPSPSAPPTSSSLQSPLNFLAEQALALGQSSQEKKPESSGYKELSCQAMLSKGLSEVHQSKAKHHGLPRTSHAPQAAAPVPGPQVKVFHAGTQQQKGFTPPAPFVNKLQGPKPSSPQCHRSLLQLVKTATKGQSFHPSTPASSGGTPASSSNSHKTPASSSTALSHPAKQHSAGSSGPSYKNSPFASSVSKHGVSSGSSSSGGTPVQSSTSGNLLPGVQPPSTGQSASRPVPGSAVKKPPVSQKLTLVAPPGGPNGDSSGGTQGVAKLLTSSLKSSAVSSVTSSTSLPVSVLAQQPTPHGSCGQGRLPCPGRRMRSDTEGQKGTSGAVLLASSSPLNLLSASYKSGSPKLPGAMNSNSLGIISQFPLHVLSFSAESSAKAGVSKDAIVTGPAPGTFHHGLNHSLLAGLHSSPPRAAPLPHAAVSTHIPQSLPDQWISEKGCGMQHRCPSW
- the UBN1 gene encoding ubinuclein-1 isoform X1, coding for MSEPHRVQFTSLPGSLNPAFLKKSRKEEVGGTEQHQDSEPAAAAVRITLTLFEPDHKRCPEFFYPELVKNIRGKVKGLQPADKKKDLSDPFNDEEKERHKVEALARKFEEKYGGKKRRKDRIQDLIDMGYGYDESDSFIDNSEAYDELVPASLTTKYGGFYINSGTLQFRQASESEDDFIKEKKKKSPKKRKLKEGGEKIKKKKKDDTYDKEKKSKKSKFSKAGFTALNASKEKKKKKYSGALSVKEMLKKFQKEKEAQRKRDEDHKPVAVSSVETQGLRELEGTSDPLLSLFGSTSDNDLLQAATAMDSLTDLDLEQLLSESPEGSPFRDMDDESDSLGVGLDQEFRQPSSLPEGLPAPLEKRVKELAQAARAAEGESKQKFFTQDVNGTLLDIEVQTRELSSQIRSGVYAYLASFLPCSKDTLVKRARKLHLYEQGGRLKEPLQKLKEAIGRAMPEQMAKYQDECQAHTQAKVAKMLEEEKDKEQRERMCSDEEEDEEKGGRRIMGPRKKFQWNDEIRELLCHVVKIKLESYDLERNNKTQSWEDYVKAFLDAEVKPLWPKGWMQARTLFKESRRGHGHLTSILAKKKVMASSKIKMKESSTKPDKKVSVPSGQIGGPLPLPSEHPGGGLSTGAANRELSTQASGSLANPAPINLEDSLDGDLIRNSASSLEVVSKELAVLNSRAGGGSEFPLPAPSKAPAEKMVGVGCSEEKRNFPKPSPSAPPTSSSLQSPLNFLAEQALALGQSSQEKKPESSGYKELSCQAMLSKGLSEVHQSKAKHHGLPRTSHAPQAAAPVPGPQVKVFHAGTQQQKGFTPPAPFVNKLQGPKPSSPQCHRSLLQLVKTATKGQSFHPSTPASSGGTPASSSNSHKTPASSSTALSHPAKQHSAGSSGPSYKNSPFASSVSKHGVSSGSSSSGGTPVQSSTSGNLLPGVQPPSTGQSASRPVPGSAVKKPPVSQKLTLVAPPGGPNGDSSGGTQGVAKLLTSSLKSSAVSSVTSSTSLPVSVLAQQPTPHGSCGQGRLPCPGRRMRSDTEGQKGTSGAVLLASSSPLNLLSASYKSGSPKLPGAMNSNSLGIISQFPLHVLSFSAESSAKAGVSKDAIVTGPAPGTFHHGLNHSLLAGLHSSPPRAAPLPHAAVSTHIPQSLPDQWISEKGCGMQHRCPSW
- the UBN1 gene encoding ubinuclein-1 isoform X2 translates to MSEPHRVQFTSLPGSLNPAFLKKSRKEEVGGTEQHQDSEPAAAAVRITLTLFEPDHKRCPEFFYPELVKNIRGKVKGLQPADKKKDLSDPFNDEEKERHKVEALARKFEEKYGGKKRRKDRIQDLIDMGYGYDESDSFIDNSEAYDELVPASLTTKYGGFYINSGTLQFRQASESEDDFIKEKKKKSPKKRKLKEGGEKIKKKKKDDTYDKEKKSKKSKFSKAGFTALNASKEKKKKKYSGALSVKEMLKKFQKEKEAQRKRDEDHKPVAVSSVETQGLRELEGTSDPLLSLFGSTSDNDLLQAATAMDSLTDLDLEQLLSESPEGSPFRDMDDESDSLGVGLDQEFRQPSSLPEGLPAPLEKRVKELAQAARAAEGESKQKFFTQDVNGTLLDIEVQTRELSSQIRSGVYAYLASFLPCSKDTLVKRARKLHLYEQGGRLKEPLQKLKEAIGRAMPEQMAKYQDECQAHTQAKVAKMLEEEKDKEQRERMCSDEEEDEEKGGRRIMGPRKKFQWNDEIRELLCHVVKIKLESYDLERNNKTQSWEDYVKAFLDAEVKPLWPKGWMQARTLFKESRRGHGHLTSILAKKKVMASSKIKMKESSTKPDKKVSVPSGQIGGPLPLPSEHPGGGLSTGAANRELSTQASGSLANPAPINLEDSLDGDLIRNSASSLEVVSKELAVLNSRAGGGSEFPLPAPSKAPAEKMVGVGCSEEKRNFPKPSPSAPPTSSSLQSPLNFLAEQALALGQSSQEKKPESSGYKELSCQAMLSKGLSEVHQSKAKHHGLPRTSHAPQAAAPVPGPQVKVFHAGTQQQKGFTPPAPFVNKLQGPKPSSPQCHRSLLQLVKTATKGQSFHPSTPASSGGTPASSSNSHKTPASSSTALSHPAKQHSAGSSGPSYKNSPFASSVSKHGVSSGSSSSGGTPVQSSTSGNLLPGVQPPSTGQSASRPVPGSAVKKPPVSQKLTLVAPPGGPNGDSSGGTQGVAKLLTSSLKSSAVSSVTSSTSLPVSVLAQQPTPHGSCGQGRLPCPGRRMRSDTEGQKGTSGAVLLASSSPLNLLSASYKSGSPKLPGAMNSNSLGIISQFPLHVLSFSAESSAKAGVSKDAIVTGPAPGTFHHGLNHSLLAGLHSSPPRAAPLPHAAVSTHIPQSLPDASQLHGKGPGVPRKL